The following DNA comes from Phytohabitans rumicis.
GGAGACCTCCGAGGCGTGGCTGCGGGCGCTCAACGACGCCCGGCTCGCGATGGGCGTACGGCTGGAGATCAAGGGCGACACCGACCTCGGCGAAGAGCTGGACGACGCGGTGCTGCACGACCCCACGTCCACCCGCGTCTTCCAGCTCTCCGTGTACGCCTACCTCGGCTATCTCCAGGAATCCCTGCTCACCGCCCTGGTCCGCTGACCTCGTTCAGTCGAGGAGCGCGAGCTCCTCGGCGGTGAGGTGGAGGTCGACCGCCGCTACCGAGTCGCGGATGCTCTCCGGGCGGCTGGCGCCGGGGATGGGGAGCACGACCGGCGACTTGGCCAGCATCCAGGCCAGGCACACCCGCTGCGGGCTCACCCCGTGCGCCTCGGCGACCCGGCCGAACGGCGCGAACCGGCTGCCCAGCTCGCCGGCCTGCGCGATGCCGCCGAGCGGCGACCAGGGCAGGAACGCGATGCCCAGCTTGTCGCAGAGCGCCAGCTCGGGCTCGGAGCTGCGGAACGCCGGGGAGAACTGGTTCTGGACGGACACCAGCCGCCCGCCGAGGATCTCCTGCGCCTGCTGGATCTGATCCGGGTCCGCGTTGGAGATGCCGGCCATGCGGATCTTGCCGGCGTCGAGCAGGTCGCGGATCGCGCCGATCGAGTCGGCGTACGGGACCCTCGGGTCGGGGCGGTGGTGCTGGTAGAGGCCGATCGCCTCGACGCCCAGCCGCTTGAGCGACGCCTCGCACGCCGCCTTCAGGTACTCGGGCGAGCTGTCCTGCGTCCAGCTCCCGTCGCCGGGGCGCAGGTGGCCACCCTTCGTGGCGACCAGTACGCCGGACGTGTCGCCGCCGTAGCTCGCCAGCGCCCGTGCGATCAGGGACTCGTTGTGGCCCACCTCGTCGGCGTACAGGTGATAGGCGTCGGCGGTGTCGATCAGGGTGACGCCGGCGTCGAGCGCGGCGTGGATGGTGCGTACGGACCGGTCCTCGTCGGGGCGCCCCTCGATCGACATCGGCATGCCGCCGAGCCCGATCGCGCTGACCTCGATATCTCCGATGCGGCGGAATTCCATGGGCCCAACCCTCGCGCGCGGCGCACACCGGATCCAACAGAAGAAACTGCTGGGATTCAGCGCTTAGACTGCTCAATCGTGGAGCTGCGGCATCTGGAGTACTTCGTCGCGGTCGCCGAGGAGCAGCACTTCACCCGGGCGGCCGAGCGGATGCGGGTGGCCCAGTCCGGGCTGTCCGCGTCGGTGCGGTCGCTCGAACGCGAGTTGGGCGCCCCGCTCTTCGTCCGGTCCACCCGGCGGGTGGAGTTGACCGAGGCGGGCCGGGCGCTGCTGGCCGAGGCCCGGCGCACGCTCGCCAGCGCCGAGGCGGCCCGGCAGGCCGTCGCCGCGGTGCAGGGCCTGCTGCGGGGCACCCTCGCGGTCGGGGCCGAGCAGTGCCTCGGCGTGGTCAACGTGGCCCAGCTGCTGGCCGGCTTCCGCGACCGGCACCCCGACGTGGAGATCATGCTGCGCCAGGGCGCCACCGCGGACCTGTGCGCCGAGCTGCGGGCCGGGCGCCTCGACATGGCGTTCATCGCCACCGACGGCAAGCCGCCCGAGCAGCTCGACCTGATCCCGCTCGCGGCCGAGCCGATGATGGTGGTCTGCCACCCGGCGCACCGGTTCGCCGACGCCGCCGCTGTCGACTGGGACGACCTGGAGAAGGAGATCTTCGTCGACTTCCACCGGGGGTTCGGCGCCCGCGAGGTGACCGAGGTCGAGTGCGCCGCCCGGCGGCTGTCCCGGCGGATCTCGGTGGAGGTCAACGACGTGCACAGCCTGCTGGACTTCGTGGGCGCCGGGCTGGGCGTGGCCGTCGTACCGCGTCCGATCGCGCGCAAGCGGCCCAACCAGGTGCGCGCGGTGCCGCTGACCGGGCCTTCGTCGTACACCTGGCGGGTATGGATGGCCCTGGCCGCCGGCCGCCCGGCCAGCCCGCCCGCGGCGGAGCTGTTGCGCCAAGCACAGCTCACCGGCTGAGCGCTGGGGCGCGAGGTAGGCTGTGCGTCGTGCTGACCATCGACCGGGCGATCGTTGACGCGATCTTCGCCCACGCCCGCCGGGACCACCCGGACGAGGCGTGCGGTCTTGTCGCGGGCCCGGTGGGCAGCGACACCCCGGTCCGGCACATCCCCATGCAGAACGCCGAGCGGTCGATGACCTTCTTCTCGCTCGACTCGATGGAGCAGTTGCGCGTGTGGCGCGAGATGGACGACCGCGACGAGGAGCCGGTGGTCATCTACCACTCGCACACCGCGACCGAGGCGTATCCGTCGCGGAGCGACATCGGGATCGCGTCGGATCTTGGCGAGCCGAACGCCCACTACCTGCTGGTCTCCACCCGGGAGCCGGCGACCGAGGAGATCCGGTCGTTCCGCATCGTGGACGGGGCCGTAACCGAAGAGCCGGTCCGGATCGTTGATGCGACCGTGGACCCGCACGCCGTTCAGACGTACATGTTCGGGCAGAGCCCGACGACGGTCGACTACGAGTGTTCCCGCTGAGCGCTCAGGCCCACCGTTGTCGAGATCTTTTCCGAGGAGTTTTCTGTCATGGCCATTGAGGTTCGCATCCCCACCATCCTGCGCAACTACACCGGCGGCGCCAAGGTCGTCGAGGGCGCCGGCGACACGCTGAGTGACCTGCTCGCCGACCTGGACGGCAAGCACGCCGGCCTGCGCGGCCGGCTGGTCACCGACGAGGGCGCGCTGCACCGGTTCGTCAACGTCTACGTCAACGACGAGGACGTGCGCTTCCTGGGCGCGCTGGACGCCAAGCTGAACGACGGCGACACCGTCACGATCCTGCCGGCCGTCGCGGGCGGCGCCTTCGGCTTCGCCGCCGCCGCGGCGATGCTCGGCAACCGCCTCTAGGGCGGACCGCCATGGCGCGGTACGACAGCCTGCTGGACGCCTGCGGGGGTACGCCGCTCGTCGGCCTCCCGCGGCTGTCACCGGTGGTGCCCGAAGGGGCGCCACCGGTGCGCCTGTGGGCCAAGCTGGAGGACCGAAACCCCACCGGCTCGGTCAAGGACCGGGCGGCCCTGTTCATGGTGCGCGCCGCCGAGGCCGTGGGCACGCTCCGCCCCGGCGACACCATCCTGGAGCCGACCAGCGGCAACACCGGCATCTCCCTGGCCATGGTGGCCAAGCTGCGCGGCTACCGCCTGGTCTGCGTGATGCCGGAAAACGTGTCCACCGAGCGGATCCAGCTCCTGCGCATGTACGGCGCCGAGATCATCTTCTCGCCGGCGGCGGGCGGCTCCAACCAGGCCGTCGCCACCGCCAAGCAGATCGCGGTGGAGCACCCCGACTGGGTCATGCTTTTCCAGTACGGCAACGAGGCGAACGCCCGCGCCCACTACGAGACGACCGGGCCGGAGCTGCTGCGCGACCTGCCTTCGGTCACCCACTTCGTGGCCGGGCTGGGCACCACCGGCACGCTCATGGGCACCGGCCGCTACCTGCGGGAAAAGGTCGAGGGCATCGAGATCGTGGCCGCCGAGCCGCGGTACGGCGAGCTGGTCTACGGCCTGCGCAACATCGACGAGGGCTACGTCCCGGAGCTGTACGACGCGACGGTGCTGACCCGCCGCTTCTCGGTGGGCACCCGGGACGCGGTCCTGCGTACCCGGCAGCTCGTCGATGTGGAGGGGCTCTTCGTGGGCTTCTCCACCGGGGCCGTGCTGCACGCCGCGCTTGCCGTGGCGCACGAGGCGGTCAAGGCGGGGCGCCGGGCGGACGTGGCCTTCGTGGTCGCGGACGGTGGGTGGAAGTACCTGTCGACCGGCGCGTACGGCGGCACGCTCGCCGATGCCGAGGAGGCGCTCGAAGGGCAGCTCTGGGCCTAGGTCGCCGCCTAGGTCGCCTGGATGGTGAGCGCTACCGAGCCCGCCAGGGGCACGATGGCGAGAGCCAGCAGGACCCAGGGCAGGCGGCGGTGGTGGATCGACATGAAGGCGCCCACCGTGAGCCCGATCCCGGCCAGCCCGACGGCCACGAACGACGGCTCGTACCAGCCGGGCACCAGGCCGCCCATGATGGCCATCAGCCCGCGCGTCGCCACGCCCAGCCCGGCGACGCCCAGCGCGGTGGCCCAGGCGCACATGACGATCAGCCGGGTGGCCGGCGGTGCCGGGTCGTGCGAGCGGGGCAGCCGGAAGATCCGCGCTACGCCGTGCGGCGCCGGCCCGGGTTCGGGCCGCTCGTCCCGTTGTATGCGCAGGCCAAGTCCTTCGACGAAGGACCGTTCCGGAGACGATTCATCTGCCTCGGTGCTCACGTGGGTCACCGTCCTGGGTGAAGCGGATACGTTCACCCAGTGCAACGCTTTCGTGTCACTGCGCGTAACGGGAGTGGGCTAGAGCCACAGGAAACCCGCATTTCCCAAAGGCAATGTCACCTTGACGACATGTTGTATCAGATCTTTCTGTCGCGCCCTGGTCACGGCGTAGGCTGCGCACCGTGACAGACTCGCCGGTACGGATCTTCGGGCCAGGCGCCGAGGGCCTGTCGACAGCGAAGCGTGAGGCAAGGGCTACGGGATGCGACTGACGGTGCTGGGCTGCGCTGGCAGTTTTCCCGGTCCCGAGTCAGCCTGCTCGGCGTATCTCGTTGAGGAGGACGGTTTCCGGCTGCTGGTCGACTTCGGGTCGGGTTCGCTCTCCGCGCTACAGCGGTACGCCGGCCTGCACGCCATCGACGCGATCCTGCTCACCCACCTGCACTGCGACCACATGCTCGACGCGTGCACGTACGTGGTGGTCCGGCGGTACGACCCGGCCGGCCCGCTGCCGCCCATCCCGGTGTACGCCCCGGCCGGCGCCCCGGACCGCATCGCGGCGGCGTACAGCCCGGAGGAAGGGCTGGTGGACGACGTCTACACGTTCTACGGCCTGCAGCCCGGCACGTTTCCCATCGGCCCGTTCACGGTCACGGTCGACCGGGTCAACCACCCCGTGGAGACGTACGGCGTGCGCCTGGAGAGCAAGGGGCGGGTGCTGACGTACTCCTCGGACACCGCGCCCTGCGACGCGCTGCTGCGCCTCGCGCTCGGCGCCGACCTCTTCCTCTGCGAGGCCAGCTACCTCGACGGCGTGGACAACCCGCCGGATCTGCACCTGACCGGTCGGGAGGCCGGCGAGGTGGCGACCAAGGCCGGCGTGAACCAGCTTCTGCTCACCCATCTCGTCACCGCGTGGGGCAGCGAGGCGGACACGTTCGACGCTGCTACGGCGGCCTTTGGTGGCCCGGTAGAGATTGTCAGACCTGGATCCCGGTACGAGATCTGAAGTTTGCGCCACTGTTCGCCGATGCGTTAGTTGGGCGTAGCCTGCCGCACCGGCGCAAACCTCACGGTGAGCGCATGCGTATCGCGATCATCACGGAGTCGTTCCCCCGGACGTCAACGGCGTCGCGCACTCCGTCGTCCGCATCGCCGAGCACCTGGTCAGGTGCGGCCACGCACCGATGGTCATCGCGCCCGCGCCGTCGTCGTCGACCCGCGGGCTGACCGGCTCACACCCGTACCCGGTGGTCCGCGTGCCGAGCGTGCCGATGCCGCGCTACCGCGGCCTGCGGCTCGGGCTGCCGAGCCCCAAGCTTTCCGACGCGCTGGTCGCGCACGCGCCCGACGTCGTCCACCTGGCCAGCCCGTTCCTGCTCGGCGCGCGCGGCGTCGCGCTCGCCGGCCAGCAGCGGCTGCCCTGCCTCGCGGTCTACCAGACCGACGTCGCCGCCTACGCGCGCACGTACGTCGGCTGGGGCGAGGCCACCGCATGGCGGTGGCTCCGCACGATCCACAACGGCGCCGACCGCACGCTCGCGCCGTCCACCAGCGCGGCCGCCGACCTGGTCGCCCACGGCGTCCAGCGGGTCTGGCTCTGGCGCCGCGGCGTCGACACCGTGCGGTTCGACCCGGCCAAGCGCCATGAGCTGGTACGGAAGGCGCTGGCCCCGAACGGCGAGCTGATCGTCGGGTACGTCGGCCGGCTCGCCCCGGAGAAGCGGGTGGACCTGCTGGCCCCGACCTGCAAGCTGCCCGGCGTGCGGGTGGTGATCGTCGGCGACGGTCCCGCCCGCCGCGACCTGCAGAAGGCGCTGCCCGAGGCGCTCTTCCTCGGCGCCCGGCACGGTGTCCAGCTGGCCCGCCTCTTCGCCAGCCTCGACGTGTTCGCGCACACCGGCCCGCACGAGACGTTCGGGCAGACCGTGCAGGAGGCGCTCGCCAGCGGGCTGCCGGTGATCGCGCCCGCCACCGGTGGCCCGGTCGACCTGGTCATCCCCGGCGAGAACGGCACGCTGGTGCCGCCCGAGGACGGCACCGCGATCGCGGCAGCCGTGGCCGAGCTGGTCGCGGACCCCGCGCTCCGCCAGCGGTACGGCGCCGCCGCGCGCGCCGGCGTGGAGGGGCGCACCTGGGCCGCCGTCGGCGACGAGCTGATCGACCACTACCGCGCGGTCCTGGCCGGCCCCGGTGTCCCGACCCGGGTCCCGGTGGCCGCGTGAAAATAGTGCGG
Coding sequences within:
- a CDS encoding MBL fold metallo-hydrolase gives rise to the protein MRLTVLGCAGSFPGPESACSAYLVEEDGFRLLVDFGSGSLSALQRYAGLHAIDAILLTHLHCDHMLDACTYVVVRRYDPAGPLPPIPVYAPAGAPDRIAAAYSPEEGLVDDVYTFYGLQPGTFPIGPFTVTVDRVNHPVETYGVRLESKGRVLTYSSDTAPCDALLRLALGADLFLCEASYLDGVDNPPDLHLTGREAGEVATKAGVNQLLLTHLVTAWGSEADTFDAATAAFGGPVEIVRPGSRYEI
- a CDS encoding MoaD/ThiS family protein; this encodes MAIEVRIPTILRNYTGGAKVVEGAGDTLSDLLADLDGKHAGLRGRLVTDEGALHRFVNVYVNDEDVRFLGALDAKLNDGDTVTILPAVAGGAFGFAAAAAMLGNRL
- a CDS encoding PLP-dependent cysteine synthase family protein, encoding MARYDSLLDACGGTPLVGLPRLSPVVPEGAPPVRLWAKLEDRNPTGSVKDRAALFMVRAAEAVGTLRPGDTILEPTSGNTGISLAMVAKLRGYRLVCVMPENVSTERIQLLRMYGAEIIFSPAAGGSNQAVATAKQIAVEHPDWVMLFQYGNEANARAHYETTGPELLRDLPSVTHFVAGLGTTGTLMGTGRYLREKVEGIEIVAAEPRYGELVYGLRNIDEGYVPELYDATVLTRRFSVGTRDAVLRTRQLVDVEGLFVGFSTGAVLHAALAVAHEAVKAGRRADVAFVVADGGWKYLSTGAYGGTLADAEEALEGQLWA
- a CDS encoding LysR family transcriptional regulator, which encodes MELRHLEYFVAVAEEQHFTRAAERMRVAQSGLSASVRSLERELGAPLFVRSTRRVELTEAGRALLAEARRTLASAEAARQAVAAVQGLLRGTLAVGAEQCLGVVNVAQLLAGFRDRHPDVEIMLRQGATADLCAELRAGRLDMAFIATDGKPPEQLDLIPLAAEPMMVVCHPAHRFADAAAVDWDDLEKEIFVDFHRGFGAREVTEVECAARRLSRRISVEVNDVHSLLDFVGAGLGVAVVPRPIARKRPNQVRAVPLTGPSSYTWRVWMALAAGRPASPPAAELLRQAQLTG
- a CDS encoding aldo/keto reductase, with translation MEFRRIGDIEVSAIGLGGMPMSIEGRPDEDRSVRTIHAALDAGVTLIDTADAYHLYADEVGHNESLIARALASYGGDTSGVLVATKGGHLRPGDGSWTQDSSPEYLKAACEASLKRLGVEAIGLYQHHRPDPRVPYADSIGAIRDLLDAGKIRMAGISNADPDQIQQAQEILGGRLVSVQNQFSPAFRSSEPELALCDKLGIAFLPWSPLGGIAQAGELGSRFAPFGRVAEAHGVSPQRVCLAWMLAKSPVVLPIPGASRPESIRDSVAAVDLHLTAEELALLD
- a CDS encoding Mov34/MPN/PAD-1 family protein; protein product: MLTIDRAIVDAIFAHARRDHPDEACGLVAGPVGSDTPVRHIPMQNAERSMTFFSLDSMEQLRVWREMDDRDEEPVVIYHSHTATEAYPSRSDIGIASDLGEPNAHYLLVSTREPATEEIRSFRIVDGAVTEEPVRIVDATVDPHAVQTYMFGQSPTTVDYECSR